One window of Tepidanaerobacter acetatoxydans Re1 genomic DNA carries:
- a CDS encoding Lon protease family protein — translation MLKKLTHDQLRETCDKSVLSFQSTKDLTPPADIIGQERAVRAMEFGLKIDLKGYNIFMTGLTGTGKTSYARAAVAKAAQGRPIPDDIIYVYNFLKPERPIAINLPAGKGSEFAKDMEKLIYDIRSEISRAFSDDSFEEQRQEIIDRYQKQSMEIIANLDEIAKAEGFALQKTVQGIIAIPLSLSDSNPKPMSQEEYETLTTEQKKELEEKGRNLQNKIDEAIRKMRALDKSARREMDELEKGTALAAINPLFEEMNAVYKDNAKIIDYLKAVKNDLIANLMIVKEDRKEKQDGDEIVPLYGTTGASEFFLRYRINLFVDNKATAHAPVIFETNPTYYNLFGKIEGRARLGTVVTDFMLIKSGAIHKANGGYLIIQAADLFKEPFAWDALKRTLNNGESQIENIGQEYLLFPTVTLKPEAIPIDVKIILIGNPYIYSLLNVYDEDFKKLFKVKVDFDVEMERNPHNIKKYAELISEIVKTRGLLHFDTNGVAEIIDYSSRLAEDKTKLSTRFNEILEVLYESSTWAELDGSSLVTKEHVEKAVSEKIYRSNRIEERLLSMIEKEEILVDTEGFATGQINGLSVIDTVDYIFGQPSRITARVYMGNAGVVNIEREAKMSGRIHNKAVMILTGYLGEKYARSIPLSISASLTFEQNYGGIEGDSASCAELMALLSAIASVPVRQDIAVTGSLDQHGKIQPVGGTTYKIEGFYHACKLKGFTGTQGVVIPCQNITNLMLKPEVVAAAK, via the coding sequence ATGCTTAAAAAGCTTACACACGACCAACTTAGAGAAACCTGCGATAAATCGGTTCTTTCTTTTCAATCAACAAAAGACCTAACTCCGCCTGCGGACATCATCGGTCAAGAGCGGGCCGTGCGGGCTATGGAGTTTGGCCTAAAGATAGACCTTAAAGGATATAACATTTTTATGACGGGCCTTACCGGTACCGGGAAAACAAGCTATGCCAGAGCGGCGGTTGCCAAAGCTGCTCAGGGCAGGCCGATACCTGATGATATCATCTATGTGTATAACTTTTTAAAGCCGGAAAGGCCCATTGCCATAAACCTTCCGGCGGGGAAAGGCTCTGAATTTGCAAAGGATATGGAAAAACTTATTTATGATATTCGTTCTGAAATATCAAGAGCATTTAGCGATGACAGCTTTGAAGAGCAGCGGCAGGAGATTATTGACCGCTATCAGAAACAATCCATGGAAATAATTGCAAATTTAGACGAAATTGCTAAAGCCGAAGGGTTTGCACTTCAGAAAACTGTTCAAGGCATTATAGCAATACCGCTGTCGCTTTCCGATTCAAACCCAAAACCCATGAGCCAAGAAGAATACGAAACACTTACGACTGAACAGAAAAAAGAGCTTGAGGAAAAAGGCAGGAATCTGCAAAATAAAATAGATGAAGCCATACGAAAAATGCGGGCACTTGATAAATCAGCCAGGAGAGAAATGGATGAACTGGAAAAAGGCACAGCACTTGCCGCCATAAACCCGCTTTTTGAAGAAATGAACGCAGTGTACAAAGACAACGCTAAAATCATCGATTACCTTAAAGCAGTAAAAAACGACCTTATAGCTAACCTGATGATTGTAAAAGAGGATAGGAAAGAAAAGCAAGACGGCGATGAAATCGTCCCATTATACGGCACAACAGGTGCATCTGAGTTTTTTTTGCGGTACCGCATAAATCTCTTTGTGGACAATAAAGCTACGGCACATGCACCGGTAATATTTGAAACAAATCCTACATATTATAATCTCTTTGGTAAGATAGAAGGAAGAGCCCGCCTTGGAACCGTTGTTACGGATTTCATGCTTATAAAAAGCGGTGCAATTCATAAAGCAAACGGCGGCTACCTCATAATTCAAGCTGCAGACCTTTTTAAAGAGCCGTTTGCATGGGACGCCCTTAAAAGGACACTGAACAACGGTGAGTCGCAGATTGAGAATATAGGGCAGGAATACCTCCTCTTTCCTACCGTAACATTAAAGCCCGAGGCGATTCCGATAGATGTGAAGATTATCCTCATAGGCAACCCCTATATTTACAGTCTTTTAAATGTATATGACGAGGACTTTAAAAAACTTTTCAAGGTAAAAGTTGATTTTGATGTAGAAATGGAGAGAAACCCGCATAATATAAAAAAATATGCGGAACTCATTTCCGAAATTGTAAAAACTCGCGGCCTTCTGCATTTTGACACAAACGGTGTTGCCGAGATAATTGACTACAGCTCACGCCTTGCGGAGGATAAAACAAAACTTTCCACACGATTTAATGAAATTCTTGAAGTGCTTTATGAGTCAAGCACATGGGCGGAGCTTGACGGCAGCAGCCTTGTTACAAAAGAACATGTAGAAAAGGCCGTATCAGAAAAGATTTACCGATCAAATCGCATAGAAGAGCGGCTGCTGTCGATGATTGAAAAAGAAGAGATTCTGGTGGATACGGAAGGCTTTGCTACCGGACAAATCAACGGCCTTTCGGTAATTGACACCGTCGACTATATTTTTGGTCAGCCTTCACGCATTACGGCTCGAGTTTACATGGGCAATGCCGGTGTGGTGAACATCGAACGCGAGGCTAAAATGAGCGGTCGAATTCACAACAAGGCAGTTATGATTCTTACAGGTTATCTGGGAGAAAAATATGCCCGCAGTATTCCTTTGAGTATATCGGCGAGCTTAACATTTGAACAAAATTACGGCGGCATAGAAGGGGACAGTGCAAGCTGTGCCGAGCTTATGGCACTGTTGTCGGCTATTGCATCGGTGCCGGTGCGCCAGGATATAGCGGTCACCGGTTCGCTGGACCAGCATGGGAAAATCCAGCCGGTAGGGGGTACCACCTATAAGATAGAAGGCTTTTATCACGCGTGCAAACTGAAAGGCTTTACCGGAACTCAAGGTGTGGTCATTCCTTGCCAAAATATCACAAACCTCATGCTGAAACCTGAAGTGGTAGCAGCCGCCAAATGA
- a CDS encoding lipid II:glycine glycyltransferase FemX: MEIKIINQDEKKFFNDFMAWGPKGHVLQSYEWGEVKLHTGWEPIRLLVMDEGKPKAGISILKRKLPIPGFNKCIFYAPRGPVADYTDKDTLRFLFTKIKSMAKQHGAILLKIDPDIKAPNDEVVKNLRSLGFNLIDSGKDFDGVQPKFVFRLDISKPLEEIAADFHHKTRYNIRLAKRKGVTVKVGRREDLKPFYDILEETCIRDEFLVRSFDYFETLWDELVENGLARLFMAEYEGRYIAGTLAFIFGDKAWYIYGASSNEDRNVMPNYALQWAMIEWAKQNNCTMYDFRGVSGDLSPDNPLYGLYRFKKGFNGEFTEFIGEFDMPLSPFFYYLWVQVIPAYRKIRKDVVNFFRRAKKR, encoded by the coding sequence ATGGAAATAAAAATCATAAATCAAGATGAGAAGAAATTTTTTAACGATTTTATGGCTTGGGGGCCTAAAGGACATGTGCTTCAGTCCTATGAATGGGGCGAAGTAAAGCTGCACACCGGATGGGAACCTATCAGGCTGCTTGTCATGGATGAGGGCAAACCTAAAGCCGGAATTTCTATATTAAAGAGGAAACTGCCCATTCCGGGTTTTAACAAATGTATTTTTTATGCTCCCAGAGGACCTGTAGCCGACTATACTGATAAAGATACGCTTAGATTTCTCTTTACAAAAATAAAATCTATGGCAAAACAGCATGGGGCTATTTTATTAAAGATAGACCCGGATATAAAGGCACCCAACGATGAAGTTGTAAAAAACCTTCGCTCATTGGGCTTTAACCTTATTGATTCAGGCAAGGATTTCGATGGCGTCCAGCCTAAATTTGTTTTTCGCTTGGATATAAGCAAGCCGTTGGAAGAAATTGCTGCCGATTTCCACCATAAAACCCGCTACAATATCCGACTGGCAAAGCGCAAAGGTGTCACGGTCAAGGTGGGACGTAGGGAGGATTTAAAGCCGTTTTATGATATCCTGGAGGAAACCTGTATTCGCGATGAGTTTCTTGTAAGAAGTTTTGACTATTTTGAAACACTATGGGATGAGTTGGTGGAAAATGGGCTTGCACGGCTATTTATGGCAGAGTATGAGGGAAGGTATATAGCGGGGACGCTGGCCTTTATTTTCGGCGACAAGGCATGGTACATATATGGAGCGTCGTCCAATGAAGACCGCAATGTCATGCCTAACTATGCCCTTCAATGGGCAATGATTGAGTGGGCAAAACAAAACAACTGCACCATGTATGATTTTCGGGGGGTATCCGGGGACCTTTCACCAGATAACCCTTTATATGGGCTGTATAGATTTAAAAAGGGATTTAACGGCGAATTTACCGAATTTATCGGGGAATTCGACATGCCGCTTTCTCCGTTTTTCTACTACCTGTGGGTGCAGGTGATTCCGGCTTACCGCAAAATAAGAAAAGATGTGGTAAACTTTTTCCGCCGAGCAAAAAAAAGATAA